In Brachypodium distachyon strain Bd21 chromosome 2, Brachypodium_distachyon_v3.0, whole genome shotgun sequence, one genomic interval encodes:
- the LOC100842021 gene encoding uncharacterized protein LOC100842021 isoform X3 encodes MGAMSRRVLPACSSLCYFCPSLRARSRQPVKRYKKIISEIYQLPPDGEPNDRRIGKLCDYVSRNPTRIPNITEYLEQRCYKELRHENFTLVKVVPCIYRKLLRSCKEHTPLLATSTMCIVRTLLDQKSNDDLQVLGCLMLVDFLNGQVDSTHMFSLEGLIPKLCRIGQESREDDKGLRLRSAALQALACMVEYMGEHSHISMELDEVVSVIISCYEANQTLSIKEVVRLQDEDDLTMLAVSGQNSAKLASDIRSASENPAHWARVCLRNMANIAKEATTVRRILDPLFRLFDSHNYWSPENGVALSVLQEMQTLMDKSGQNGHLLLSFTIKHIDHKSVAKMPINQISIIKVATHLAKHAKSQASVTVASAISDLIKHLRKCMYCATEASNSQADVDEWNSALYVALEECLVQLTEKVGDVGPIIDMVTVMLENLSYTATIARTTVSSVYRTTQIAASVYKSSYNQKAFPEALFHQLLLAMMHPDNKTRIGSHRVLSTIVAPSLICPWSAIGFPIPMKVNGSRSVLLLALSAFSSGNIMDELQTESTIQESLQKNEKSKAVAGIENGYAHTEPNTRQSSGSPYFNEYRLTTSKDENLKFMRLNNNQLILLLSSIWNQASLEDSSPLTFEAMGHTYNIALLCSKTKTSSHVALVRCFQLAFSLRRMSLNQENVLQPSRRRCLYTMASAMLIFSAKVADIPQIIQLVKAAVPEKMVDPHLCLVDDCRLVITSAQSCSEMLYGSEEDERDAQVFLSAVNKDDTRLKDIVISHFKEKFENLPEKFDGIEEQLLQEFSLDDSFPLGAPLFMETPHSCSMYAEKDGHFFDEEVIPCEMDDDDDIVFEHSGSQSDRRTSGSMTSSDVLNVNQLMESVHETARQVANVPVSTNPVSYDQMKSQCESLVMEKQQKMSALLSFKHSRTDSRSSTGETNESSSRSEPELQSTRKDHMRRSDSTSSDDRSFRLPPASPYDKFLKAAGR; translated from the exons atggGGGCGATGTCGAGGCGGGTGCTGCCCGCCTGCAGCAGCCTCTGCTACTTCTGCCCCTCGCTGCGGGCGCGATCCCGCCAGCCCGTCAAGAGGTACAAGAAGATCATCTCCGAGATCTACCAGTTGCCACCG GATGGGGAACCGAATGACAGAAGGATTGGGAAACTCTGCGATTATGTCTCGAGAAATCCAACGCGCATACCAAAT ATCACAGAGTATCTCGAGCAGAGATGCTATAAAGAACTGAGACACGAGAATTTCACCTTAGTCAAAGTTGTACCGTGCATCTATAGGAAACTTCTGCGTTCATGCAAGGAGCATAC ACCATTGCTGGCCACAAGCACAATGTGTATTGTTCGCACTCTTCTTGATCAGAAATCGAACGATGATTTGCAGGTCCTGGGTTGTCTGATGCTTGTCGACTTTCTTAATGGACAG GTTGACAGCACACATATGTTCAGTTTAGAAGGCCTGATACCAAAGCTATGCAGAATTGGTCAAGAATCAAGGGAAGATGACAAAGGGCTCCGCCTTCGCTCTGCTGCACTCCAAGCTCTTGCTTGTATG GTCGAATACATGGGTGAGCACTCACATATTTCAATGGAACTCGATGAA GTTGTCTCGGTGATAATAAGCTGTTATGAGGCGAACCAAACTCTCTCAATAAAAGAGGTTGTCAGACTGCAAGATGAAGATGATTTGACAATGTTGGCAGTATCTGGGCAAAATAGTGCCAAGTTGGCATCTGACAT CAGGTCCGCATCTGAAAATCCAGCGCACTGGGCAAGGGTTTGCTTGCGTAACATGGCCAATATTGCAAAGGAGGCAACAACAGTGAGGCGTATTCTTGATCCTCTATTTCGCCTTTTTGATAGCCACAATTATTGGTCTCCGGAAAATGGTGTTGCCCTTTCTGTTCTACAAGAAATGCAGACACTGATGGACAAATCAG GGCAAAATGGCCACTTGCTGCTATCTTTCACTATAAAGCACATCGATCATAAAAGTGTTGCCAAGATGCCTATCAACCAAATCAGCATTATAAAAGTTGCTACTCATCTCGCAAAACATGCAAAGTCTCAGGCATCGGTCACAGTAGCAAGTGCAATCAGTGACTTAATAAAGCATTTGCGAAAATGTATGTACTGTGCTACTGAAGCATCAAATTCTCAAGCTGATGTTGATGAGTGGAACAGTGCCCTTTATGTGGCCTTGGAGGAGTGCCTGGTGCAATTGACAGAGAAG GTTGGGGATGTTGGTCCTATTATTGACATGGTCACTGTAATGCTTGAGAATCTGTCATACACTGCCACCATCGCCAGGACAACAGTGTCATCTGTTTACCGCACGACACAAATAGCAGCTTCTGTGTACAAGTCATCTTACAATCAGAAA GCATTTCCTGAAGCTTTATTTCATCAGCTTCTCTTAGCTATGATGCACCCAGACAATAAGACAAGGATTGGTTCACATCGTGTTCTATCCACCATTGTTGCACCTTCACTGATATGCCCATGGTCAGCCATAGGTTTTCCTATCCCAATGAAGGTCAATGGTTCGCGGAGTGTACTTTTGTTGGCCCTATCAGCATTTTCTTCTGGGAACATAATGGATGAACTGCAAACGGAAAGCACAATCCAGGAATCCTTGCAGAAAAATGAGAAATCAAAAGCTGTCGCAGGTATTGAGAATGGATATGCACATACAGAACCAAACACAAGGCAGTCTTCAGGGAGTCCATATTTCAATGAGTATCGTCTTACCACATCTAAAGATGAA AACTTGAAGTTTATGAGGTTGAACAACAACCAACTTATTCTCCTTCTATCATCTATTTGGAATCAAGCATCTCTGGAAGATAGCTCACCTTTAACTTTTGAAGCAATGGGCCATACCTACAACATTGCTTTATTGTGTTCGAAGACAAAA ACCTCCAGTCATGTGGCACTAGTTCGATGTTTCCAGTTAGCGTTCTCTCTCAGGAGAATGTCTCTGAACCAAGAAA ATGTTCTGCAGCCATCTCGGAGAAGGTGTTTGTATACAATGGCGTCAGCAATGCttattttttctgcaaaagttgCTGATATTCCTCAGATAATTCAGCTTGTCAAAGCAGCAGTGCCAGAGAAAATG GTTGACCCTCATCTTTGCCTGGTTGATGACTGCAGACTCGTTATTACTTCTGCACAATCTTGTAGTGAGATGCTTTATGGATCTGAGGAAGACGAACGTGATGCACAAGTTTTTCTTTCTGCTGTAAATAAGGATGACACGCGGTTAAAAGACATTGTGATATCCCACTTCAAAgagaaatttgaaaatttaCCCGAG AAGTTTGATGGTATAGAAGAACAGCTTCTTCAAGAATTCTCACTTGATGATTCATTTCCTCTTGGTGCTCCACTATTCATGGAGACGCCACACTCTTGTTCAATGTATGCAGAAAAGGATGGCCACTTTTTTGATGAG GAAGTTATTCCTTGTGAGATGGATGACGATGATGACATCGTTTTCGAACATAGTGGGTCGCAGTCAGACAGGAGAACATCAGGATCGATGACTTCTTCAGATGTTCTGAACGTGAATCAACTGATGGAATCT GTTCACGAGACAGCAAGGCAAGTTGCTAACGTTCCAGTCTCCACCAATCCTGTATCATATGACCAAATGAAGAGCCAATGTGAGTCCCTCGTCATGGAAAAGCAGCAGAAGATGTCTGCTCTCTTGAGCTTCAAGCACTCAAGGACCGATTCACGTAGCTCAACGGGGGAAACAAATGAG TCATCTTCCCGATCCGAGCCAGAGTTGCAATCAACAAGGAAGGACCACATGCGGCGCAGCGATTCAACATCTAGCGATGACCGGTCCTTCAGATTGCCACCTGCAAGCCCATACGACAAGTTCTTGAAGGCGGCTGGACGGTAG
- the LOC100842021 gene encoding uncharacterized protein LOC100842021 isoform X1 has protein sequence MGAMSRRVLPACSSLCYFCPSLRARSRQPVKRYKKIISEIYQLPPDGEPNDRRIGKLCDYVSRNPTRIPNITEYLEQRCYKELRHENFTLVKVVPCIYRKLLRSCKEHTPLLATSTMCIVRTLLDQKSNDDLQVLGCLMLVDFLNGQVDSTHMFSLEGLIPKLCRIGQESREDDKGLRLRSAALQALACMVEYMGEHSHISMELDEVVSVIISCYEANQTLSIKEVVRLQDEDDLTMLAVSGQNSAKLASDIRSASENPAHWARVCLRNMANIAKEATTVRRILDPLFRLFDSHNYWSPENGVALSVLQEMQTLMDKSGQNGHLLLSFTIKHIDHKSVAKMPINQISIIKVATHLAKHAKSQASVTVASAISDLIKHLRKCMYCATEASNSQADVDEWNSALYVALEECLVQLTEKVGDVGPIIDMVTVMLENLSYTATIARTTVSSVYRTTQIAASVYKSSYNQKAFPEALFHQLLLAMMHPDNKTRIGSHRVLSTIVAPSLICPWSAIGFPIPMKVNGSRSVLLLALSAFSSGNIMDELQTESTIQESLQKNEKSKAVAGIENGYAHTEPNTRQSSGSPYFNEYRLTTSKDENLKFMRLNNNQLILLLSSIWNQASLEDSSPLTFEAMGHTYNIALLCSKTKTSSHVALVRCFQLAFSLRRMSLNQENVLQPSRRRCLYTMASAMLIFSAKVADIPQIIQLVKAAVPEKMVDPHLCLVDDCRLVITSAQSCSEMLYGSEEDERDAQVFLSAVNKDDTRLKDIVISHFKEKFENLPEKFDGIEEQLLQEFSLDDSFPLGAPLFMETPHSCSMYAEKDGHFFDEEVIPCEMDDDDDIVFEHSGSQSDRRTSGSMTSSDVLNVNQLMESVHETARQVANVPVSTNPVSYDQMKSQCESLVMEKQQKMSALLSFKHSRTDSRSSTGETNEACSSSRSEPELQSTRKDHMRRSDSTSSDDRSFRLPPASPYDKFLKAAGR, from the exons atggGGGCGATGTCGAGGCGGGTGCTGCCCGCCTGCAGCAGCCTCTGCTACTTCTGCCCCTCGCTGCGGGCGCGATCCCGCCAGCCCGTCAAGAGGTACAAGAAGATCATCTCCGAGATCTACCAGTTGCCACCG GATGGGGAACCGAATGACAGAAGGATTGGGAAACTCTGCGATTATGTCTCGAGAAATCCAACGCGCATACCAAAT ATCACAGAGTATCTCGAGCAGAGATGCTATAAAGAACTGAGACACGAGAATTTCACCTTAGTCAAAGTTGTACCGTGCATCTATAGGAAACTTCTGCGTTCATGCAAGGAGCATAC ACCATTGCTGGCCACAAGCACAATGTGTATTGTTCGCACTCTTCTTGATCAGAAATCGAACGATGATTTGCAGGTCCTGGGTTGTCTGATGCTTGTCGACTTTCTTAATGGACAG GTTGACAGCACACATATGTTCAGTTTAGAAGGCCTGATACCAAAGCTATGCAGAATTGGTCAAGAATCAAGGGAAGATGACAAAGGGCTCCGCCTTCGCTCTGCTGCACTCCAAGCTCTTGCTTGTATG GTCGAATACATGGGTGAGCACTCACATATTTCAATGGAACTCGATGAA GTTGTCTCGGTGATAATAAGCTGTTATGAGGCGAACCAAACTCTCTCAATAAAAGAGGTTGTCAGACTGCAAGATGAAGATGATTTGACAATGTTGGCAGTATCTGGGCAAAATAGTGCCAAGTTGGCATCTGACAT CAGGTCCGCATCTGAAAATCCAGCGCACTGGGCAAGGGTTTGCTTGCGTAACATGGCCAATATTGCAAAGGAGGCAACAACAGTGAGGCGTATTCTTGATCCTCTATTTCGCCTTTTTGATAGCCACAATTATTGGTCTCCGGAAAATGGTGTTGCCCTTTCTGTTCTACAAGAAATGCAGACACTGATGGACAAATCAG GGCAAAATGGCCACTTGCTGCTATCTTTCACTATAAAGCACATCGATCATAAAAGTGTTGCCAAGATGCCTATCAACCAAATCAGCATTATAAAAGTTGCTACTCATCTCGCAAAACATGCAAAGTCTCAGGCATCGGTCACAGTAGCAAGTGCAATCAGTGACTTAATAAAGCATTTGCGAAAATGTATGTACTGTGCTACTGAAGCATCAAATTCTCAAGCTGATGTTGATGAGTGGAACAGTGCCCTTTATGTGGCCTTGGAGGAGTGCCTGGTGCAATTGACAGAGAAG GTTGGGGATGTTGGTCCTATTATTGACATGGTCACTGTAATGCTTGAGAATCTGTCATACACTGCCACCATCGCCAGGACAACAGTGTCATCTGTTTACCGCACGACACAAATAGCAGCTTCTGTGTACAAGTCATCTTACAATCAGAAA GCATTTCCTGAAGCTTTATTTCATCAGCTTCTCTTAGCTATGATGCACCCAGACAATAAGACAAGGATTGGTTCACATCGTGTTCTATCCACCATTGTTGCACCTTCACTGATATGCCCATGGTCAGCCATAGGTTTTCCTATCCCAATGAAGGTCAATGGTTCGCGGAGTGTACTTTTGTTGGCCCTATCAGCATTTTCTTCTGGGAACATAATGGATGAACTGCAAACGGAAAGCACAATCCAGGAATCCTTGCAGAAAAATGAGAAATCAAAAGCTGTCGCAGGTATTGAGAATGGATATGCACATACAGAACCAAACACAAGGCAGTCTTCAGGGAGTCCATATTTCAATGAGTATCGTCTTACCACATCTAAAGATGAA AACTTGAAGTTTATGAGGTTGAACAACAACCAACTTATTCTCCTTCTATCATCTATTTGGAATCAAGCATCTCTGGAAGATAGCTCACCTTTAACTTTTGAAGCAATGGGCCATACCTACAACATTGCTTTATTGTGTTCGAAGACAAAA ACCTCCAGTCATGTGGCACTAGTTCGATGTTTCCAGTTAGCGTTCTCTCTCAGGAGAATGTCTCTGAACCAAGAAA ATGTTCTGCAGCCATCTCGGAGAAGGTGTTTGTATACAATGGCGTCAGCAATGCttattttttctgcaaaagttgCTGATATTCCTCAGATAATTCAGCTTGTCAAAGCAGCAGTGCCAGAGAAAATG GTTGACCCTCATCTTTGCCTGGTTGATGACTGCAGACTCGTTATTACTTCTGCACAATCTTGTAGTGAGATGCTTTATGGATCTGAGGAAGACGAACGTGATGCACAAGTTTTTCTTTCTGCTGTAAATAAGGATGACACGCGGTTAAAAGACATTGTGATATCCCACTTCAAAgagaaatttgaaaatttaCCCGAG AAGTTTGATGGTATAGAAGAACAGCTTCTTCAAGAATTCTCACTTGATGATTCATTTCCTCTTGGTGCTCCACTATTCATGGAGACGCCACACTCTTGTTCAATGTATGCAGAAAAGGATGGCCACTTTTTTGATGAG GAAGTTATTCCTTGTGAGATGGATGACGATGATGACATCGTTTTCGAACATAGTGGGTCGCAGTCAGACAGGAGAACATCAGGATCGATGACTTCTTCAGATGTTCTGAACGTGAATCAACTGATGGAATCT GTTCACGAGACAGCAAGGCAAGTTGCTAACGTTCCAGTCTCCACCAATCCTGTATCATATGACCAAATGAAGAGCCAATGTGAGTCCCTCGTCATGGAAAAGCAGCAGAAGATGTCTGCTCTCTTGAGCTTCAAGCACTCAAGGACCGATTCACGTAGCTCAACGGGGGAAACAAATGAGGCATGT TCATCTTCCCGATCCGAGCCAGAGTTGCAATCAACAAGGAAGGACCACATGCGGCGCAGCGATTCAACATCTAGCGATGACCGGTCCTTCAGATTGCCACCTGCAAGCCCATACGACAAGTTCTTGAAGGCGGCTGGACGGTAG
- the LOC100842021 gene encoding uncharacterized protein LOC100842021 isoform X2, producing the protein MGAMSRRVLPACSSLCYFCPSLRARSRQPVKRYKKIISEIYQLPPDGEPNDRRIGKLCDYVSRNPTRIPNITEYLEQRCYKELRHENFTLVKVVPCIYRKLLRSCKEHTPLLATSTMCIVRTLLDQKSNDDLQVLGCLMLVDFLNGQVDSTHMFSLEGLIPKLCRIGQESREDDKGLRLRSAALQALACMVEYMGEHSHISMELDEVVSVIISCYEANQTLSIKEVVRLQDEDDLTMLAVSGQNSAKLASDMSASENPAHWARVCLRNMANIAKEATTVRRILDPLFRLFDSHNYWSPENGVALSVLQEMQTLMDKSGQNGHLLLSFTIKHIDHKSVAKMPINQISIIKVATHLAKHAKSQASVTVASAISDLIKHLRKCMYCATEASNSQADVDEWNSALYVALEECLVQLTEKVGDVGPIIDMVTVMLENLSYTATIARTTVSSVYRTTQIAASVYKSSYNQKAFPEALFHQLLLAMMHPDNKTRIGSHRVLSTIVAPSLICPWSAIGFPIPMKVNGSRSVLLLALSAFSSGNIMDELQTESTIQESLQKNEKSKAVAGIENGYAHTEPNTRQSSGSPYFNEYRLTTSKDENLKFMRLNNNQLILLLSSIWNQASLEDSSPLTFEAMGHTYNIALLCSKTKTSSHVALVRCFQLAFSLRRMSLNQENVLQPSRRRCLYTMASAMLIFSAKVADIPQIIQLVKAAVPEKMVDPHLCLVDDCRLVITSAQSCSEMLYGSEEDERDAQVFLSAVNKDDTRLKDIVISHFKEKFENLPEKFDGIEEQLLQEFSLDDSFPLGAPLFMETPHSCSMYAEKDGHFFDEEVIPCEMDDDDDIVFEHSGSQSDRRTSGSMTSSDVLNVNQLMESVHETARQVANVPVSTNPVSYDQMKSQCESLVMEKQQKMSALLSFKHSRTDSRSSTGETNEACSSSRSEPELQSTRKDHMRRSDSTSSDDRSFRLPPASPYDKFLKAAGR; encoded by the exons atggGGGCGATGTCGAGGCGGGTGCTGCCCGCCTGCAGCAGCCTCTGCTACTTCTGCCCCTCGCTGCGGGCGCGATCCCGCCAGCCCGTCAAGAGGTACAAGAAGATCATCTCCGAGATCTACCAGTTGCCACCG GATGGGGAACCGAATGACAGAAGGATTGGGAAACTCTGCGATTATGTCTCGAGAAATCCAACGCGCATACCAAAT ATCACAGAGTATCTCGAGCAGAGATGCTATAAAGAACTGAGACACGAGAATTTCACCTTAGTCAAAGTTGTACCGTGCATCTATAGGAAACTTCTGCGTTCATGCAAGGAGCATAC ACCATTGCTGGCCACAAGCACAATGTGTATTGTTCGCACTCTTCTTGATCAGAAATCGAACGATGATTTGCAGGTCCTGGGTTGTCTGATGCTTGTCGACTTTCTTAATGGACAG GTTGACAGCACACATATGTTCAGTTTAGAAGGCCTGATACCAAAGCTATGCAGAATTGGTCAAGAATCAAGGGAAGATGACAAAGGGCTCCGCCTTCGCTCTGCTGCACTCCAAGCTCTTGCTTGTATG GTCGAATACATGGGTGAGCACTCACATATTTCAATGGAACTCGATGAA GTTGTCTCGGTGATAATAAGCTGTTATGAGGCGAACCAAACTCTCTCAATAAAAGAGGTTGTCAGACTGCAAGATGAAGATGATTTGACAATGTTGGCAGTATCTGGGCAAAATAGTGCCAAGTTGGCATCTGACAT GTCCGCATCTGAAAATCCAGCGCACTGGGCAAGGGTTTGCTTGCGTAACATGGCCAATATTGCAAAGGAGGCAACAACAGTGAGGCGTATTCTTGATCCTCTATTTCGCCTTTTTGATAGCCACAATTATTGGTCTCCGGAAAATGGTGTTGCCCTTTCTGTTCTACAAGAAATGCAGACACTGATGGACAAATCAG GGCAAAATGGCCACTTGCTGCTATCTTTCACTATAAAGCACATCGATCATAAAAGTGTTGCCAAGATGCCTATCAACCAAATCAGCATTATAAAAGTTGCTACTCATCTCGCAAAACATGCAAAGTCTCAGGCATCGGTCACAGTAGCAAGTGCAATCAGTGACTTAATAAAGCATTTGCGAAAATGTATGTACTGTGCTACTGAAGCATCAAATTCTCAAGCTGATGTTGATGAGTGGAACAGTGCCCTTTATGTGGCCTTGGAGGAGTGCCTGGTGCAATTGACAGAGAAG GTTGGGGATGTTGGTCCTATTATTGACATGGTCACTGTAATGCTTGAGAATCTGTCATACACTGCCACCATCGCCAGGACAACAGTGTCATCTGTTTACCGCACGACACAAATAGCAGCTTCTGTGTACAAGTCATCTTACAATCAGAAA GCATTTCCTGAAGCTTTATTTCATCAGCTTCTCTTAGCTATGATGCACCCAGACAATAAGACAAGGATTGGTTCACATCGTGTTCTATCCACCATTGTTGCACCTTCACTGATATGCCCATGGTCAGCCATAGGTTTTCCTATCCCAATGAAGGTCAATGGTTCGCGGAGTGTACTTTTGTTGGCCCTATCAGCATTTTCTTCTGGGAACATAATGGATGAACTGCAAACGGAAAGCACAATCCAGGAATCCTTGCAGAAAAATGAGAAATCAAAAGCTGTCGCAGGTATTGAGAATGGATATGCACATACAGAACCAAACACAAGGCAGTCTTCAGGGAGTCCATATTTCAATGAGTATCGTCTTACCACATCTAAAGATGAA AACTTGAAGTTTATGAGGTTGAACAACAACCAACTTATTCTCCTTCTATCATCTATTTGGAATCAAGCATCTCTGGAAGATAGCTCACCTTTAACTTTTGAAGCAATGGGCCATACCTACAACATTGCTTTATTGTGTTCGAAGACAAAA ACCTCCAGTCATGTGGCACTAGTTCGATGTTTCCAGTTAGCGTTCTCTCTCAGGAGAATGTCTCTGAACCAAGAAA ATGTTCTGCAGCCATCTCGGAGAAGGTGTTTGTATACAATGGCGTCAGCAATGCttattttttctgcaaaagttgCTGATATTCCTCAGATAATTCAGCTTGTCAAAGCAGCAGTGCCAGAGAAAATG GTTGACCCTCATCTTTGCCTGGTTGATGACTGCAGACTCGTTATTACTTCTGCACAATCTTGTAGTGAGATGCTTTATGGATCTGAGGAAGACGAACGTGATGCACAAGTTTTTCTTTCTGCTGTAAATAAGGATGACACGCGGTTAAAAGACATTGTGATATCCCACTTCAAAgagaaatttgaaaatttaCCCGAG AAGTTTGATGGTATAGAAGAACAGCTTCTTCAAGAATTCTCACTTGATGATTCATTTCCTCTTGGTGCTCCACTATTCATGGAGACGCCACACTCTTGTTCAATGTATGCAGAAAAGGATGGCCACTTTTTTGATGAG GAAGTTATTCCTTGTGAGATGGATGACGATGATGACATCGTTTTCGAACATAGTGGGTCGCAGTCAGACAGGAGAACATCAGGATCGATGACTTCTTCAGATGTTCTGAACGTGAATCAACTGATGGAATCT GTTCACGAGACAGCAAGGCAAGTTGCTAACGTTCCAGTCTCCACCAATCCTGTATCATATGACCAAATGAAGAGCCAATGTGAGTCCCTCGTCATGGAAAAGCAGCAGAAGATGTCTGCTCTCTTGAGCTTCAAGCACTCAAGGACCGATTCACGTAGCTCAACGGGGGAAACAAATGAGGCATGT TCATCTTCCCGATCCGAGCCAGAGTTGCAATCAACAAGGAAGGACCACATGCGGCGCAGCGATTCAACATCTAGCGATGACCGGTCCTTCAGATTGCCACCTGCAAGCCCATACGACAAGTTCTTGAAGGCGGCTGGACGGTAG
- the LOC100842634 gene encoding uncharacterized protein LOC100842634: MAAISSTAYFSSQPQLPGSTANPASSGRQQRRRRTGGSCVMLEAAAASGAVVGRTRSLTEEDLEELKGCLDLGFGFSYHEIPGLCGTLPGLELCYSMTRRFLDEQRASAGPQEPATPPIPNWRISGPGDDPEEVKARLKYWAQTVACTVKLCS; this comes from the exons ATggcggccatctcctccaccgcctACTTCTCCTCGCAGCCGCAGCTGCCCGGCTCCACCGCCAACCCTGCCAGCAGCGGCCGGCagcagcggaggcggcggaccGGCGGCAGCTGCGTCATGctcgaggcggcggctgcgtccGGCGCGGTGGTGGGGAGGACGAGGAGCCTGACGGAGGAGGACCTGGAGGAGCTCAAGGGCTGCCTCGACCTCGGCTTCGGGTTCTCCTACCACGAGATCCCTGGGCTCTGCGGGACGCTGCCCGGGCTCGAGCTCTGCTACTCCATGACGCGGAGGTTCCTCGACGAGCAGAGGGCGTCAGCGGGGCCGCAGGAGCCGGCGACGCCGCCCATCCCGAACTGGAGGATCTCCGGCCCTG GTGATGATCCAGAGGAGGTGAAAGCTCGGCTCAAGTACTGGGCTCAGACAGTGGCATGCACAGTCAAACTCTGCAGCTAA
- the LOC100842941 gene encoding CMP-sialic acid transporter 3 produces MNGEVECSVCHAKVAVPAAVSKAYDSHRSTVSSRQRALNVLLVSGDCILAGLQPILVYMCKVDGKFKFSPVSVNFLTEITKVIFAIIMLFIQARRLKVGEKPLLTVSTFVQAARNNVLLAVPAFLYAINNYLKFTMQLYFNPATVKMLGNLKVLIIAVLLKVILRRRFSTIQWEALALLLIGISVNQLKSLPEGSTALGLPVAAGAYMYTLFFITVPALASVYNEKALKSQFDTSIYLQNLFLYGYGAIFNFLGLVITAIIQGPSSFHILEGHSKATMFLICNNAAQGILSSFFFKYADTILKKYSSTIATIFTGVASAVLFGHTLTINFVLGISIVIISMHQYLSNQIKDQVPSSKVEMADAEDHSGLKESVYVKVDSVAGEAKHRHGSEERQPLLPV; encoded by the exons aTGAACGGGGAGGTGGAATGCAGCGTGTGCCACGCGAAGGTagcggtgccggcggcggtgtcgAAGGCGTACGACAGCCACCGGAGCACCGTGTCGTCGCGGCAGCGCGCGCTCAacgtcctcctcgtctccggtGACTGcatcctcgccggcctccag CCTATATTAGTGTACATGTGTAAAGTGGATGGGAAATTCAAATTCAGCCCAGTCAGTGTGAACTTCTTGACAGAGATCACAAAAGTTATCTTTGCCATCATCATGCTGTTCATCCAG GCTAGGCGTCTAAAGGTGGGAGAGAAGCCACTTCTTACAGTTTCAACATTTGTGCAG GCTGCTCGCAACAATGTTCTTCTTGCTGTTCCTGCTTTTCTCTATGCTATCAACAATTATTTGAAGTTTACAATGCAG CTATATTTCAATCCCGCTACAGTGAAAATGCTGGGTAATCTCAAG GTTCTGATAATCGCTGTACTCCTAAAGGTGATATTGAGAAGGCGTTTTTCCACAATTCAG TGGGAAGCCCTTGCTCTCTTGTTAATCGGTATATCCGTTAATCAGCTAAAGTCACTGCCTGAAGGTTCCACTGCACTTGGTCTTCCCGTTGCAGCTGGAGCCTACATGTATACACTATTTTTT ATAACAGTTCCTGCATTGGCTTCAGTTTACAATGAAAAGGCCCTGAAAAGCCAGTTCGATACCAGTATATATCTTCAG AACTTATTTCTGTATGGATATGGTGCAATATTTAATTTCCTTGGGCTTGTGATCACTGCCATCATCCAAG GGCCTAGTAGCTTTCACATTCTGGAAGGACATTCAAAGGCAACGATGTTCCTTATTTGCAACAATGCTGCACAGGGAATACTTTCGTCATTTTTCTTCAAATATGCAG ATACAATTTTGAAGAAGTACTCATCAACAATCGCCACAATCTTTACTGGGGTAGCGTCTGCTGTACTGTTTGGCCATACTCTGACTATAAATTTTGTTCTTGGAATATCAATAGTAATTATATCTATGCACCAG TATCTATCTAACCAAATTAAGGACCAAGTGCCTAGCAGTAAAGTTGAGATGGCTGATGCTGAGGATCACAG CGGATTAAAGGAATCTGTATACGTCAAAGTCGATTCAGTGGCAGGCGAG GCTAAACACCGACATGGATCTGAAGAGAGACAGCCACTTCTTCCCGTCTGA